A genome region from Cucumis sativus cultivar 9930 chromosome 4, Cucumber_9930_V3, whole genome shotgun sequence includes the following:
- the LOC101214571 gene encoding patellin-3, with product MTDQEVVITHVPLPDKPTNHLPPLPEPPVKDSFNPVGPVADAAESEVLKPAGDDILSADVDSFKEESTKVADLSDSEKKALEEFKQLIQEALNKHEFTSPPPPPSTLPAKVEEAPVQSEVVVDKTDELIDDATKRSDEKEEPPKSEDKTAETNEEEGEKVKKSNETTVPAEEKEVVAVKTESAVDDDGAKTVEAIEETIVAVVVSAATPTEEAVNEAANPTPAAVEPEEVSIWGIPLLADERTDVILLKFLRARDFKVKESLTMLKNTIQWRKDFKIEELLEEDLGSDLEKVAFMHGSDKEGHPVCYNVYGEFQSRELYQKTFSDEEKREKFLRWRIQFLEKSIRKLDFNPGGICTIVQVNDLKNSPGLGKWELRQTTKHALQIFQDNYPEFVAKQVFINVPWWYLAVNRMISPFLTHRTKSKFVFAGPSKSADTLLRYITAEELPVKYGGMSKDGEFEACDSVTEITVKPSAKHTVEYPVTQGCAVTWEVRVVGWDVNYGAEFVPSGEGSYTVIIDKARRVGSSSQDQQPVISNTFKISEPGKVVLSVDNPTSKKKKLLYRFKTKSL from the exons ATGACTGACCAAGAAGTCGTTATCACCCATGTTCCCCTCCCCGATAAGCCTACTAACCACCTTCCTCCCCTCCCCGAACCCCCCGTCAAGGACTCTTTCAACCCCGTAGGTCCGGTTGCTGATGCCGCTGAGTCTGAAGTTTTGAAACCCGCTGGCGATGACATTCTATCGGCGGATGTTGATTCCTTCAAGGAGGAGAGCACTAAAGTCGCCGATCTTTCCGATTCCGAGAAGAAAGCTTTGGAGGAGTTTAAGCAACTTATTCAGGAAGCCCTCAACAAACACGAATTCACTTCTCCTCCTCCCCCTCCCTCCACATTGCCGGCTAAAGTTGAAGAGGCTCCAGTTCAGTCTGAGGTTGTTGTGGATAAGACAGATGAACTGATCGATGATGCGACCAAGCGCTCCGATGAAAAAGAAGAGCCACCGAAATCCGAAGATAAAACCGCCGAAAcgaatgaagaagaaggagagaaggtaaaaaaatcaaacgaAACGACGGTTCCTGCGGAGGAGAAGGAGGTGGTTGCAGTGAAAACTGAATCTGCTGTGGACGATGACGGAGCAAAAACAGTCGAAGCAATTGAAGAGACTATCGTCGCTGTTGTTGTCTCTGCTGCAACACCAACAGAGGAGGCTGTAAACGAAGCGGCCAACCCTACGCCGGCTGCGGTGGAGCCGGAGGAGGTTTCAATTTGGGGAATACCGTTACTAGCGGACGAGAGAACAGACGTGATTCTGCTGAAATTCCTCCGAGCAAGGGATTTCAAAGTGAAAGAATCATTGACGATGCTGAAGAACACGATCCAATGGAGAAAGGATTTCAAAATCGAAGAACTGTTAGAGGAAGATTTAGGGAGCGATTTGGAGAAAGTAGCGTTTATGCACGGATCAGACAAAGAAGGGCATCCAGTTTGTTACAATGTCTACGGAGAATTTCAGAGCAGAGAGCTTTACCAGAAAACATTTTCCGATGAGGAGAAACGGGAGAAATTTCTCCGGTGGAGGATTCAGTTTCTGGAGAAAAGCATTAGGAAATTGGACTTCAATCCTGGAGGAATCTGCACCATTGTTCAAGTGAACGATCTCAAGAACTCTCCAGGGCTGGGAAAATGGGAACTCAGACAAACAACCAAACATGCTCTTCAGATCTTCCAAGACAATTATCCTGAATTTGTTGCAAAACAG GTGTTTATCAATGTTCCATGGTGGTATTTGGCTGTGAATAGAATGATTAGTCCATTTTTAACTCATAGAACCAAGAGCAAGTTTGTGTTTGCCGGACCTTCTAAATCTGCAGATACCCTTTTGAG GTACATAACAGCGGAAGAGCTGCCAGTGAAGTATGGAGGAATGAGCAAAGATGGAGAATTCGAGGCATGCGATAGCGTCACCGAAATTACAGTTAAACCCTCAGCCAAACACACTGTCGAATACCCTGTCACTCAG GGGTGTGCTGTTACATGGGAGGTTCGAGTGGTGGGATGGGATGTGAACTACGGGGCGGAGTTCGTGCCAAGTGGAGAAGGAAGCTACACGGTCATAATAGACAAGGCTAGAAGAGTGGGTTCATCCTCTCAAGATCAACAGCCTGTTATATCTAACACCTTCAAGATCTCTGAGCCTGGCAAGGTGGTGCTGTCCGTAGACAATCCCACctctaagaagaagaaactccTCTATCGCTTCAAGACCAAATCTCTATGA
- the LOC101219737 gene encoding pentatricopeptide repeat-containing protein At3g49710 isoform X2 codes for MHHFSSLLHNFRQFLKTCIAHRDLRTGKSLHALYIKSFVPTSTYLSNHFLLLYSKCRRLSAARRVFDHTHDCNVFSFNTLISAYAKESYVEVAHQLFDEMPQPDSVSYNTLIAAYARRGDTQPAFQLFLEMREAFLDMDGFTLSGIITACGINVGLIRQLHALSVVTGLDSYVSVGNALITSYSKNGFLKEARRIFHWLSEDRDEVSWNSMVVAYMQHREGSKALELYLEMTVRGLIVDIFTLASVLTAFTNVQDLLGGLQFHAKLIKSGYHQNSHVGSGLIDLYSKCGGCMLDCRKVFDEISNPDLVLWNTMISGYSLYEDLSDEALECFRQLQVVGHRPDDCSLVCVISACSNMSSPSQGYAQHGMGFQSLHLFQRMLEMGFTPTNITFISVLAACAHTGRVEDGKIYFNMMKQKFGIEPEAGHFSCMIDLLGRAGKLSEAERLIETIPFDPGFFFWSALLGACRIHGNVELAIKAANRLLQLDPLNAAPYVMLANIYSDNGRLQDAASVRKLMRDRGVKKKPGCSWIEVNRRIHIFVAEDTFHPMIKKIQEYLEEMMRKIKKVGYTPEVRSALVGGDDRVWQREEELRLGHHSEKLAVSFGLMSTREGEPILVFKNLRICVDCHNAIKYISEVVKREITVRDSHRFHCFKDGQCSCGGYW; via the exons ATGCATcatttttcctctcttctcCATAACTTTCGACAATTTCTGAAAACATGTATTGCCCACAGAGACCTTCGTACTGGAAAGTCCCTCCATGCTTTGTATATCAAGTCCTTCGTCCCCACATCCACCTACCTCTCAAACcacttccttcttctttactCCAAATGCCGTCGCCTTTCCGCTGCTCGTCGGGTCTTCGATCACACCCACGATTGCAACGTCTTTTCCTTCAACACCCTTATTTCTGCCTACGCCAAGGAATCGTATGTTGAAGTTGCACACCaactgtttgatgaaatgccccAACCAGACTCTGTTTCCTATAATACTCTCATTGCTGCATATGCGCGACGTGGGGACACTCAGCCTGCTTTTCAGTTGTTTCTTGAGATGAGAGAGGCTTTTCTTGACATGGACGGGTTCACTCTTTCTGGTATAATTACTGCTTGTGGTATTAATGTTGGTTTGATAAGGCAGTTGCATGCATTGAGTGTTGTGACTGGGTTAGATTCTTACGTGTCTGTTGGTAATGCACTCATTACATCTTACAGCaaaaatggatttttgaaGGAGGCCCGCCGGATTTTTCATTGGTTGAGTGAAGATAGAGATGAAGTATCGTGGAATTCGATGGTTGTAGCATATATGCAACATCGTGAGGGCTCTAAGGCTCTAGAATTGTACTTGGAGATGACTGTTAGGGGCTTGATCGTTGACATTTTTACTTTAGCAAGCGTTTTGACAGCGTTTACAAATGTACAGGACTTATTAGGCGGGCTCCAGTTTCACGCCAAATTGATAAAGTCTGGTTACCATCAGAATAGTCATGTGGGCAGTGGTTTGATTGATTTGTACTCAAAATGTGGTGGCTGTATGCTGGATTGTAGAAAAGTTTTTGATGAGATAAGTAACCCGGACTTGGTCCTTTGGAATACAATGATTTCAGGATACTCCCTTTATGAGGACTTATCCGATGAAGCTCTTGAATGTTTTCGGCAACTACAAGTTGTTGGCCACCGGCCTGATGATTGCAGCCTCGTTTGCGTAATAAGTGCTTGTTCAAATATGTCGTCGCCCTCTCAAG GCTATGCACAACATGGGATGGGTTTTCAGTCGCTTCATCTTTTTCAGAGGATGCTAGAGATGGGCTTTACCCCTACAAACATAACGTTTATTTCAGTACTTGCCGCCTGTGCACACACCGGAAGAGTCGAAGATGGTAAGATTTACTTCAATATGATGAAGCAGAAGTTTGGCATTGAACCCGAAGCAGGGCACTTCTCATGCATGATAGACCTTTTGGGTCGAGCAGGCAAGTTGAGTGAGGCTGAGCGGCTGATTGAGACGATCCCATTTGACCCTGGCTTCTTTTTTTGGTCTGCATTACTTGGGGCCTGTCGAATACATGGGAACGTGGAGCTAGCTATCAAAGCAGCAAACCGTTTGCTTCAGCTGGATCCTTTAAACGCGGCACCTTATGTCATGTTGGCAAATATCTATTCTGACAATGGGAGATTGCAGGATGCTGCAAGTGTAAGAAAACTTATGCGAGACCGAGGCGTGAAGAAGAAACCTGGTTGTAGCTGGATTGAAGTAAACAGGAGAATACATATTTTTGTGGCGGAAGATACTTTCCACCCAATGATAAAGAAGATTCAGGAATACCTGGAGGAGATGATGAGAAAGATAAAGAAAGTGGGATATACTCCGGAAGTGAGGTCAGCATTGGTAGGGGGCGATGATAGAGTATGGCAAAGAGAGGAGGAGTTAAGGTTAGGACATCATAGTGAGAAGTTAGCTGTTTCATTTGGTCTCATGTCTACTAGAGAAGGTGAGCCAATACTGGTATTTAAAAATCTAAGGATATGCGTAGATTGTCACAATGCAATCAAGTATATCTCTGAGGTTGTCAAGAGGGAAATTACTGTTAGAGATTCCCACAGATTTCACTGCTTCAAGGACGGGCAATGCTCTTGTGGTGGTTAttggtga
- the LOC101219737 gene encoding pentatricopeptide repeat-containing protein At3g49710 isoform X1: MHHFSSLLHNFRQFLKTCIAHRDLRTGKSLHALYIKSFVPTSTYLSNHFLLLYSKCRRLSAARRVFDHTHDCNVFSFNTLISAYAKESYVEVAHQLFDEMPQPDSVSYNTLIAAYARRGDTQPAFQLFLEMREAFLDMDGFTLSGIITACGINVGLIRQLHALSVVTGLDSYVSVGNALITSYSKNGFLKEARRIFHWLSEDRDEVSWNSMVVAYMQHREGSKALELYLEMTVRGLIVDIFTLASVLTAFTNVQDLLGGLQFHAKLIKSGYHQNSHVGSGLIDLYSKCGGCMLDCRKVFDEISNPDLVLWNTMISGYSLYEDLSDEALECFRQLQVVGHRPDDCSLVCVISACSNMSSPSQGRQVHGLALKLDIPSNRISVNNALIAMYSKCGNLRDAKTLFDTMPEHNTVSYNSMIAGYAQHGMGFQSLHLFQRMLEMGFTPTNITFISVLAACAHTGRVEDGKIYFNMMKQKFGIEPEAGHFSCMIDLLGRAGKLSEAERLIETIPFDPGFFFWSALLGACRIHGNVELAIKAANRLLQLDPLNAAPYVMLANIYSDNGRLQDAASVRKLMRDRGVKKKPGCSWIEVNRRIHIFVAEDTFHPMIKKIQEYLEEMMRKIKKVGYTPEVRSALVGGDDRVWQREEELRLGHHSEKLAVSFGLMSTREGEPILVFKNLRICVDCHNAIKYISEVVKREITVRDSHRFHCFKDGQCSCGGYW; encoded by the coding sequence ATGCATcatttttcctctcttctcCATAACTTTCGACAATTTCTGAAAACATGTATTGCCCACAGAGACCTTCGTACTGGAAAGTCCCTCCATGCTTTGTATATCAAGTCCTTCGTCCCCACATCCACCTACCTCTCAAACcacttccttcttctttactCCAAATGCCGTCGCCTTTCCGCTGCTCGTCGGGTCTTCGATCACACCCACGATTGCAACGTCTTTTCCTTCAACACCCTTATTTCTGCCTACGCCAAGGAATCGTATGTTGAAGTTGCACACCaactgtttgatgaaatgccccAACCAGACTCTGTTTCCTATAATACTCTCATTGCTGCATATGCGCGACGTGGGGACACTCAGCCTGCTTTTCAGTTGTTTCTTGAGATGAGAGAGGCTTTTCTTGACATGGACGGGTTCACTCTTTCTGGTATAATTACTGCTTGTGGTATTAATGTTGGTTTGATAAGGCAGTTGCATGCATTGAGTGTTGTGACTGGGTTAGATTCTTACGTGTCTGTTGGTAATGCACTCATTACATCTTACAGCaaaaatggatttttgaaGGAGGCCCGCCGGATTTTTCATTGGTTGAGTGAAGATAGAGATGAAGTATCGTGGAATTCGATGGTTGTAGCATATATGCAACATCGTGAGGGCTCTAAGGCTCTAGAATTGTACTTGGAGATGACTGTTAGGGGCTTGATCGTTGACATTTTTACTTTAGCAAGCGTTTTGACAGCGTTTACAAATGTACAGGACTTATTAGGCGGGCTCCAGTTTCACGCCAAATTGATAAAGTCTGGTTACCATCAGAATAGTCATGTGGGCAGTGGTTTGATTGATTTGTACTCAAAATGTGGTGGCTGTATGCTGGATTGTAGAAAAGTTTTTGATGAGATAAGTAACCCGGACTTGGTCCTTTGGAATACAATGATTTCAGGATACTCCCTTTATGAGGACTTATCCGATGAAGCTCTTGAATGTTTTCGGCAACTACAAGTTGTTGGCCACCGGCCTGATGATTGCAGCCTCGTTTGCGTAATAAGTGCTTGTTCAAATATGTCGTCGCCCTCTCAAGGTAGACAAGTTCATGGATTAGCTTTGAAATTGGACATCCCTTCCAATAGAATATCAGTGAATAATGCTCTAATTGCTATGTACTCAAAATGTGGAAATCTAAGGGACGCAAAAACGTTGTTTGATACAATGCCGGAGCATAATACAGTATCATATAATTCAATGATTGCAGGCTATGCACAACATGGGATGGGTTTTCAGTCGCTTCATCTTTTTCAGAGGATGCTAGAGATGGGCTTTACCCCTACAAACATAACGTTTATTTCAGTACTTGCCGCCTGTGCACACACCGGAAGAGTCGAAGATGGTAAGATTTACTTCAATATGATGAAGCAGAAGTTTGGCATTGAACCCGAAGCAGGGCACTTCTCATGCATGATAGACCTTTTGGGTCGAGCAGGCAAGTTGAGTGAGGCTGAGCGGCTGATTGAGACGATCCCATTTGACCCTGGCTTCTTTTTTTGGTCTGCATTACTTGGGGCCTGTCGAATACATGGGAACGTGGAGCTAGCTATCAAAGCAGCAAACCGTTTGCTTCAGCTGGATCCTTTAAACGCGGCACCTTATGTCATGTTGGCAAATATCTATTCTGACAATGGGAGATTGCAGGATGCTGCAAGTGTAAGAAAACTTATGCGAGACCGAGGCGTGAAGAAGAAACCTGGTTGTAGCTGGATTGAAGTAAACAGGAGAATACATATTTTTGTGGCGGAAGATACTTTCCACCCAATGATAAAGAAGATTCAGGAATACCTGGAGGAGATGATGAGAAAGATAAAGAAAGTGGGATATACTCCGGAAGTGAGGTCAGCATTGGTAGGGGGCGATGATAGAGTATGGCAAAGAGAGGAGGAGTTAAGGTTAGGACATCATAGTGAGAAGTTAGCTGTTTCATTTGGTCTCATGTCTACTAGAGAAGGTGAGCCAATACTGGTATTTAAAAATCTAAGGATATGCGTAGATTGTCACAATGCAATCAAGTATATCTCTGAGGTTGTCAAGAGGGAAATTACTGTTAGAGATTCCCACAGATTTCACTGCTTCAAGGACGGGCAATGCTCTTGTGGTGGTTAttggtga